One Tamlana carrageenivorans genomic region harbors:
- a CDS encoding co-chaperone GroES has translation MGLNIKPLADRVLIEPAAAETKTASGIIIPDNAKEKPQKGTVVAAGPGTKDEPITVKVGDTVLYGKYAGTELKLEGSDYLIMRESDILAIV, from the coding sequence ATGGGATTAAACATTAAACCTTTAGCAGATCGTGTTCTTATAGAACCTGCTGCAGCAGAAACTAAAACCGCTTCAGGAATTATCATTCCAGATAATGCAAAAGAAAAGCCTCAAAAAGGGACTGTAGTAGCCGCTGGACCAGGAACAAAAGACGAGCCCATTACTGTAAAAGTTGGGGACACCGTTTTATATGGTAAATATGCTGGTACAGAGCTAAAACTAGAAGGTTCTGATTATTTAATCATGCGTGAAAGCGATATTTTGGCAATCGTTTAA
- a CDS encoding sigma-54 interaction domain-containing protein — protein sequence MESVQAIKQRFGIIGNTPALNRAIEKAIQVAPTDISVLVTGESGVGKESIPKIIHQLSHRKHNKYIAVNCGAIPEGTIDSELFGHEKGAFTGATQTRAGYFEVADGGTIFLDEVGELPLTTQVRLLRVLENGEFLKVGSSKVQKTNVRIVAATNVNMFEAIEKEKFREDLYYRLSTVDINLPPLRERQGDIHLLFRKFASDFALKYKMPTVKLSDNAITMLTKFRWGGNIRQLRNIAEQLSVLEQNRTITSEILRSYLPDSASTNLPAVIKTSKSESDFSSEREILYKVLFDMKSDLNDLKKLTMELMKNGNTKDVEKNNESLIQKIYGDTDDEDTDYEESIDTNTELISIPEHTVEEDLQPVQDKYHFAEEIEEEETLSLHQKELELIKKSLERHQGKRKLAAQELGISERTLYRKIKQYDL from the coding sequence ATGGAATCAGTTCAAGCTATAAAACAACGATTTGGTATTATTGGAAATACGCCTGCTTTAAATCGCGCTATTGAAAAAGCTATTCAAGTAGCACCAACAGACATTTCGGTTTTAGTTACTGGAGAGAGTGGCGTTGGTAAAGAAAGTATTCCTAAAATAATACACCAATTATCACATAGAAAACATAACAAATACATTGCTGTTAACTGTGGCGCCATTCCTGAAGGCACTATTGACAGTGAACTATTTGGACATGAAAAAGGTGCTTTTACAGGTGCCACCCAAACCAGAGCCGGTTATTTTGAAGTTGCCGATGGTGGAACCATTTTTTTGGATGAAGTTGGCGAGCTGCCTCTAACCACACAAGTACGTTTATTACGTGTGTTAGAAAATGGCGAATTTCTAAAAGTGGGTTCGAGTAAAGTTCAAAAAACCAATGTGCGTATTGTAGCGGCAACCAATGTTAATATGTTTGAAGCTATCGAGAAAGAAAAATTTCGCGAGGATTTATATTATCGTTTAAGTACGGTAGATATCAACCTACCGCCATTACGCGAGCGCCAAGGTGATATTCATTTGTTATTCAGGAAATTTGCCAGCGATTTTGCTTTAAAATACAAAATGCCTACCGTAAAACTTAGTGACAATGCGATAACCATGCTTACAAAGTTCCGATGGGGCGGTAATATTCGTCAGCTGCGAAACATTGCCGAGCAACTTTCTGTTTTGGAGCAAAACCGTACGATCACTTCAGAGATTCTACGTAGTTATTTGCCAGATTCAGCATCAACCAACCTACCTGCAGTTATAAAAACATCAAAATCTGAAAGCGATTTCAGTAGTGAACGTGAAATTCTGTATAAAGTCCTTTTTGATATGAAAAGTGATTTGAACGATTTGAAAAAACTCACTATGGAATTGATGAAAAACGGAAACACTAAAGATGTTGAAAAAAACAACGAAAGTTTAATTCAGAAAATTTATGGTGATACCGATGATGAAGACACAGATTATGAAGAATCGATAGACACCAATACAGAATTGATCTCCATTCCAGAACATACGGTGGAGGAGGATTTACAACCAGTACAAGACAAATATCATTTTGCTGAAGAGATTGAGGAAGAAGAAACCTTATCGCTACATCAAAAAGAGCTAGAGCTTATTAAAAAATCTCTAGAACGTCACCAAGGAAAACGTAAATTAGCAGCTCAAGAATTAGGCATTAGCGAGCGTACATTGTACCGAAAAATCAAACAATACGATCTTTAA
- a CDS encoding exosortase F system-associated membrane protein, with product MSRINKMILLSVLFLLLILIRYFEGILFYDPYLSFFKNDYLYIDSPRRELAKLVGFTSLRYFLNSIISLAIIAVIFTDKNIVKFSAVIYVLAFIVLMLIYLYFVVHPRQEDYYMFFNVRRFLIQPIILILLLPAFYYQKMIK from the coding sequence ATGTCGCGAATTAATAAAATGATACTGCTTTCTGTTCTATTTCTATTGCTAATATTAATTCGATATTTTGAAGGCATCCTGTTTTACGATCCGTATTTGTCTTTTTTTAAAAATGATTATTTATATATCGATAGCCCACGCAGGGAATTGGCTAAACTCGTTGGTTTTACTTCCTTGAGGTATTTTTTAAATAGTATAATTTCGTTAGCTATCATAGCTGTGATATTTACGGACAAAAACATCGTTAAGTTTTCTGCAGTTATTTATGTATTAGCTTTTATCGTTCTTATGTTAATCTATTTATATTTTGTAGTGCATCCTAGACAAGAGGATTATTACATGTTTTTTAATGTACGACGGTTTTTAATTCAACCCATCATTTTAATATTGCTTTTGCCAGCATTTTACTACCAAAAAATGATAAAATGA
- the groL gene encoding chaperonin GroEL (60 kDa chaperone family; promotes refolding of misfolded polypeptides especially under stressful conditions; forms two stacked rings of heptamers to form a barrel-shaped 14mer; ends can be capped by GroES; misfolded proteins enter the barrel where they are refolded when GroES binds) has product MAKSIKFDIEARDGLKRGVDALANAVKVTLGPKGRNVIISKSFGAPSVTKDGVSVAKEIELEDEHENMGAQMVKEVASKTNDLAGDGTTTATVLAQAIVKEGLKNVASGANPMDLKRGIDKAVEAIVKDLEAQAQKVGNSSEKIKQVAAISANNEDTIGELIATAFSKVGKEGVITVEEAKGMDTYVDVVEGMQFDRGYLSPYFVTDSDKMVADLENPYILLFDKKISNLQEILPILEPVAQSGRPLLIIAEDVDGQALATLVVNKLRGGLKIAAVKAPGFGDRRKAMLEDIAILTGGTVISEERGFTLENADLSMLGTAETVTVDKDNTTIVNGSGDGETIKARVNQIKAQIETTTSDYDKEKLQERLAKLAGGVAVLYVGAASEVEMKEKKDRVDDALHATRAAVEEGIVAGGGVALVRAKTVLAKITTENLDETTGIQIVNKAIEAPLRTIVENAGGEGSVVINKVLEGEKDFGYDAKSESYVNMLKAGIIDPKKVTRIALENAASVAGMILTTECALIDIKEDAPAMPPMGGGMPGMM; this is encoded by the coding sequence ATGGCAAAAAGTATAAAATTTGATATTGAAGCACGCGACGGTTTAAAACGTGGTGTCGATGCATTAGCAAACGCTGTAAAAGTAACTTTAGGTCCTAAAGGACGTAATGTCATTATTTCAAAAAGTTTTGGAGCACCTTCTGTAACCAAAGATGGTGTATCGGTAGCTAAAGAAATCGAATTAGAAGACGAGCACGAAAACATGGGTGCTCAAATGGTAAAAGAAGTCGCTTCAAAAACCAACGATTTAGCTGGCGACGGAACAACAACTGCTACCGTTTTAGCTCAAGCTATCGTAAAAGAAGGATTAAAAAATGTAGCTTCTGGTGCAAATCCTATGGATTTAAAACGTGGTATCGACAAAGCTGTTGAAGCCATTGTTAAAGATCTTGAAGCTCAAGCTCAAAAAGTAGGAAACTCTTCAGAAAAAATAAAACAAGTAGCTGCTATTTCAGCAAATAACGAGGATACAATTGGCGAATTAATTGCTACTGCTTTCTCAAAAGTTGGAAAAGAAGGTGTGATTACTGTTGAAGAAGCTAAAGGAATGGATACTTATGTAGACGTTGTTGAAGGAATGCAATTTGATAGAGGCTATTTATCACCTTACTTTGTAACCGATTCTGATAAAATGGTTGCCGATTTAGAAAATCCATACATTTTATTATTCGATAAGAAAATTTCTAACTTACAAGAGATTCTTCCAATTTTAGAGCCTGTTGCACAATCTGGTCGTCCTTTATTAATTATTGCTGAAGATGTAGACGGACAAGCCTTAGCTACTTTAGTGGTTAATAAATTACGTGGCGGTTTAAAAATTGCTGCTGTTAAAGCTCCTGGTTTTGGTGACAGACGTAAAGCTATGTTGGAAGACATCGCTATTTTAACTGGTGGAACTGTGATTTCTGAAGAACGCGGATTTACTTTAGAAAACGCAGATTTAAGCATGTTGGGTACTGCTGAAACCGTAACTGTAGACAAAGACAATACAACTATTGTAAACGGTTCAGGTGATGGTGAAACGATTAAGGCTCGTGTTAACCAAATTAAAGCTCAAATTGAAACAACAACTTCAGATTACGATAAAGAAAAACTTCAAGAGCGTTTAGCGAAATTAGCTGGCGGTGTTGCTGTACTTTATGTTGGTGCGGCTAGTGAAGTGGAAATGAAAGAGAAGAAAGACCGTGTTGATGATGCTTTACATGCTACTCGTGCTGCCGTTGAAGAAGGTATTGTTGCTGGTGGTGGTGTTGCTTTAGTAAGAGCAAAAACTGTTTTAGCTAAAATTACTACCGAAAACTTAGATGAAACTACAGGTATTCAAATTGTAAACAAAGCGATTGAAGCCCCATTAAGAACTATTGTTGAAAATGCTGGAGGCGAAGGTTCTGTAGTTATCAATAAAGTATTAGAAGGCGAAAAAGACTTTGGTTACGATGCCAAATCTGAATCTTACGTAAACATGCTTAAAGCAGGAATTATCGATCCTAAAAAAGTAACTCGTATTGCTTTAGAAAACGCTGCTTCTGTAGCTGGAATGATCTTAACTACAGAGTGTGCTTTAATCGACATTAAAGAAGACGCTCCGGCAATGCCTCCAATGGGAGGTGGTATGCCAGGAATGATGTAA
- the secG gene encoding preprotein translocase subunit SecG: protein MSTFTIFLVLIVVVAFLLIVVIMVQNPKGGGLSSSFGGGGTQQLGGVKKTTDFLDKSTWYLATLLLVLILASNVAINRGPGTAESKALDTEAAPAPVALPETPAATNNAAPVKEAE, encoded by the coding sequence ATGAGTACGTTTACAATATTTTTAGTCCTTATAGTGGTGGTAGCGTTTTTACTAATCGTAGTAATCATGGTTCAAAACCCTAAAGGTGGCGGATTATCATCATCTTTCGGTGGTGGTGGCACACAACAATTAGGTGGTGTAAAAAAGACCACAGACTTTTTAGACAAAAGTACATGGTACTTAGCCACTTTACTTTTAGTATTAATTTTAGCGTCTAATGTAGCTATTAACAGAGGACCTGGTACAGCCGAATCTAAAGCATTAGATACTGAAGCTGCTCCAGCACCTGTAGCTTTACCTGAAACACCAGCTGCAACTAATAACGCAGCTCCTGTTAAAGAAGCAGAATAA
- a CDS encoding IS256 family transposase produces the protein MNSDLEKQLDALIGKISNKEDFDQVKEQLLKRGIESLLKAEMTAHLGFQKGGSVIENNQRNGFSEKTIKTHNGEQRIKIPRDRQASFEPVIVPKHQSISQELEDCIQLLYAKGMSNSDIIDFIESTYGVQYSTSQVSIITNQLLEDIKQWQNRPLEDVYPIVWIDAIHYKIRQEGKVISKACMIVLGVNTEGQQDILSMSIVETEKAAAWMSILDDLRSRGVKDIFFLCSDNLSGLDKAVEAIFPGSIRQICIVHQIRNSLKYVSYKDRKSIMVDIKAIYQADNEKFALEAFEVFKQNWEDKYLSAVQSWENNWDNLTAFLNYPKEIRKLIYTTNIIESFNASLRKYTRNKKVFPHDDAALKSIYLAAQSISKKWKKTRFKWGQIYNQLYICFPNRL, from the coding sequence ATGAACTCAGACTTAGAAAAACAATTAGACGCCTTGATCGGCAAAATCAGCAACAAGGAGGACTTTGACCAGGTCAAGGAACAGTTGCTTAAACGTGGTATTGAATCACTTTTAAAAGCAGAAATGACTGCCCACTTAGGGTTTCAAAAAGGAGGTTCTGTAATTGAGAACAACCAGCGCAATGGTTTCTCAGAGAAAACTATCAAGACTCATAACGGCGAACAACGCATCAAAATCCCCAGAGATCGTCAAGCGAGCTTTGAGCCTGTTATTGTCCCCAAACATCAATCGATTAGTCAAGAATTAGAAGATTGTATTCAACTGCTTTACGCCAAAGGTATGAGCAATAGCGATATTATTGATTTTATTGAAAGTACCTATGGAGTGCAGTATTCCACATCACAGGTATCCATTATCACCAATCAATTATTGGAAGACATCAAACAATGGCAGAATAGACCTTTAGAAGACGTATATCCCATTGTCTGGATAGATGCTATTCATTATAAAATACGTCAAGAAGGCAAGGTAATATCTAAAGCCTGTATGATAGTTTTAGGGGTGAATACCGAAGGGCAACAAGATATTTTGAGCATGAGTATTGTGGAGACAGAAAAGGCAGCTGCTTGGATGTCCATTTTAGACGATCTGCGCTCTAGAGGCGTAAAAGATATCTTCTTTCTGTGTTCGGATAACCTCTCTGGATTAGATAAAGCTGTAGAAGCTATTTTTCCAGGTAGTATACGTCAAATATGTATCGTACATCAAATTAGAAACTCTTTAAAATATGTGAGCTATAAGGACCGTAAATCAATAATGGTCGATATTAAAGCTATTTATCAAGCCGATAATGAGAAATTCGCTTTAGAGGCTTTCGAAGTCTTTAAACAAAATTGGGAAGATAAATACCTCTCTGCCGTACAGTCTTGGGAAAACAATTGGGATAATTTGACCGCGTTTTTAAACTACCCAAAAGAGATTAGAAAACTTATATATACTACCAATATCATTGAGAGTTTTAATGCCAGTTTAAGAAAATATACACGCAACAAAAAAGTCTTTCCTCATGATGATGCAGCACTGAAATCCATATATTTAGCAGCTCAAAGCATCAGCAAAAAATGGAAGAAAACACGATTTAAATGGGGCCAAATTTACAATCAATTGTATATTTGTTTTCCAAACAGGTTATAA
- a CDS encoding heavy-metal-associated domain-containing protein, with amino-acid sequence MKKTICLIICLIGALSFAQNKNARATIEVDGVCLMCKTRIEKACFKTKGVKSAVWDVKTHELSLIYDERKTNLETIKASVLEVGHDTKDQKATDEAYASVHPCCKYRDEAVKDDHREDAD; translated from the coding sequence ATGAAAAAAACAATATGTCTTATCATATGTCTAATAGGGGCCTTGTCCTTTGCCCAAAACAAAAATGCTAGAGCAACCATAGAAGTTGATGGTGTTTGTTTAATGTGTAAAACCCGTATTGAAAAAGCCTGCTTTAAAACCAAAGGTGTAAAATCTGCAGTATGGGATGTGAAAACCCATGAACTTAGCTTGATTTATGATGAAAGAAAAACAAATTTAGAAACTATAAAAGCGAGTGTACTTGAGGTAGGGCATGATACAAAAGATCAAAAAGCAACCGATGAGGCTTATGCTAGTGTTCATCCATGCTGTAAATATCGAGACGAAGCTGTAAAAGACGATCATCGTGAAGATGCGGATTAG
- the miaB gene encoding tRNA (N6-isopentenyl adenosine(37)-C2)-methylthiotransferase MiaB has translation MEKIIDENKQGNTLVLEQKTENKRKLFIESYGCSMNFSDSEIVASIMADQGFNTTQKLEEADLVLVNTCSIRDKAEQTVRKRLEKYNAVKRDQNPKMKVGVLGCMAERLKTKFLEEEKIVDLVVGPDAYKDLPNLLAEVDEGRDAINVILSKEETYGDVSPVRLNTNGVTAFVSITRGCDNMCTFCVVPFTRGRERSRDPQSILEEVNDLWQRGYKEITLLGQNVDSYLWYGGGLKKDFVKATDMQKATAVDFAKLLQICAKAQPKMRIRFSTSNPQDLTLDVVETMAKYDNICKHIHLPVQSGSNRILKAMNRLHTREEYFELIDNIRRIIPECAISQDMIVGFPTETEEDFKDTVSLMEYVKYNFGYMFTYSERPGTMAGRNMEDDVPEETKKRRLQDIVDLQRIHSEIRTREHLNTIVEVLIEKESKKSPDQWSGRTSQNIVCVFPKADYKIGDFVNVKVTDCTSATLIGEGISPS, from the coding sequence ATGGAAAAGATTATAGACGAAAACAAACAAGGAAACACCTTAGTTTTAGAGCAAAAAACCGAAAATAAACGCAAACTTTTTATTGAAAGTTATGGGTGCTCAATGAATTTTAGTGACAGTGAAATCGTAGCTTCAATTATGGCCGACCAAGGCTTTAATACCACTCAAAAATTGGAAGAAGCCGATTTAGTTTTAGTAAACACCTGCTCCATTAGAGACAAAGCCGAACAAACCGTTCGCAAACGCCTTGAAAAATACAATGCTGTAAAACGCGATCAAAATCCGAAAATGAAAGTTGGGGTTTTAGGCTGTATGGCCGAACGACTAAAAACCAAATTTCTTGAAGAAGAAAAAATTGTTGACTTAGTTGTTGGTCCAGATGCTTACAAAGATTTACCAAACTTACTTGCTGAAGTGGATGAAGGCCGCGACGCCATTAATGTGATTCTTTCCAAGGAAGAAACTTATGGTGATGTTTCTCCAGTACGACTTAACACCAACGGCGTAACTGCTTTTGTTTCTATAACCCGTGGTTGCGACAACATGTGTACTTTTTGTGTGGTACCTTTTACCCGTGGACGTGAACGCAGTAGAGATCCTCAAAGTATTCTCGAAGAAGTAAACGACTTATGGCAAAGAGGTTATAAAGAAATCACTTTATTAGGACAAAATGTAGACAGTTACCTATGGTATGGTGGCGGACTGAAAAAAGATTTCGTTAAGGCTACCGACATGCAAAAGGCTACGGCTGTTGACTTTGCAAAACTATTACAGATTTGTGCTAAAGCGCAACCTAAAATGCGTATTCGTTTTTCTACCTCTAACCCTCAAGATTTAACCCTAGATGTGGTTGAAACTATGGCGAAATACGATAATATTTGTAAACACATTCATTTACCAGTACAAAGCGGAAGCAACCGTATTTTAAAGGCCATGAACCGCCTGCATACCCGTGAAGAGTATTTTGAATTAATCGATAATATTCGCCGCATCATTCCCGAATGTGCCATTAGTCAAGATATGATTGTTGGATTCCCAACAGAAACCGAGGAAGACTTTAAAGACACCGTGTCTTTAATGGAATACGTAAAATACAACTTTGGTTATATGTTTACCTATTCGGAACGCCCTGGAACGATGGCCGGAAGAAACATGGAAGATGATGTGCCTGAAGAAACTAAAAAACGTAGACTACAGGATATTGTAGACTTACAACGTATTCATAGCGAAATTAGAACCAGAGAGCACTTAAATACTATTGTGGAAGTATTGATAGAAAAAGAATCTAAAAAATCACCCGATCAATGGTCTGGCAGAACGTCTCAAAATATTGTTTGTGTGTTCCCTAAAGCCGATTATAAAATTGGTGATTTTGTAAATGTTAAAGTCACCGATTGTACCAGTGCAACACTTATAGGAGAGGGAATAAGCCCCTCCTAA
- the lptE gene encoding LPS assembly lipoprotein LptE: MRKYIIPFTLILISFTFIGCGIYSFTGASIPAGVTSYQVNRFENTSLLIEPGLERDFKLALEDLIQNQTNLNLVPSGGDLVYEGEITEYRISPTTATSDQIAAQNRLTISVSLRYYNKKKPDDDLEQRFSFFYDYPGTDQLVGSLKTTAHEEIFERITQDIFNATLAKW, translated from the coding sequence ATGAGAAAATACATTATCCCCTTCACCCTTATCCTTATTAGTTTCACTTTTATAGGTTGTGGCATCTACTCTTTTACAGGCGCTTCCATACCGGCTGGTGTAACTTCATATCAAGTAAATCGTTTTGAAAACACCTCATTACTTATAGAACCAGGATTAGAGCGTGACTTCAAATTAGCGCTAGAAGACTTAATTCAAAATCAAACCAATTTAAATTTAGTACCTTCAGGAGGTGATTTGGTATATGAAGGTGAAATTACCGAATACAGAATTTCTCCAACAACAGCCACTTCCGATCAAATAGCTGCTCAAAACCGATTAACTATAAGTGTAAGTTTGCGATATTACAATAAGAAAAAACCAGATGACGACTTAGAACAGCGTTTTTCATTTTTCTATGACTATCCAGGAACCGATCAACTTGTTGGTTCTTTAAAAACAACAGCCCACGAAGAAATATTTGAGCGTATCACGCAAGATATCTTTAACGCCACATTAGCCAAATGGTAA
- a CDS encoding HYC_CC_PP family protein, translating to MIKLMLHKVFTSLLALIVLFSTVSFTVEKHFCGDVLVDVGVFVEAEKCEMEALETLQKKNCCKDEVDVVVGQDELSMSSIDDLDLEQQQFLYAFTYSLIFGFESLPKQKVPHANYSPPLIVSDIQVLDQVFII from the coding sequence GTGATAAAGTTAATGTTACATAAAGTGTTTACAAGTTTGTTAGCCTTAATCGTATTGTTTTCAACGGTTTCATTTACTGTTGAAAAACATTTTTGCGGTGATGTGTTAGTAGATGTTGGGGTTTTTGTTGAAGCTGAAAAATGCGAAATGGAAGCTTTAGAGACACTTCAGAAGAAAAACTGTTGTAAAGATGAAGTTGATGTTGTTGTAGGGCAAGATGAACTGAGTATGTCATCTATAGATGATTTAGATTTAGAGCAGCAACAATTTCTTTACGCCTTCACCTATAGCCTTATATTTGGTTTTGAAAGTTTACCAAAACAAAAGGTTCCGCACGCCAATTATTCACCACCCCTTATAGTTTCCGATATTCAGGTGTTAGATCAGGTTTTCATCATTTGA
- a CDS encoding TonB-dependent receptor, protein MKAIIFMLLLMPAWLFSQEQIEGVILEADKENKNLVLAGANVYWLNTTVGAVTDIDGRFKIPYQLDYKKLVISFIGFQTDTITVSSAKHIKHWLKPTDNLEEVTVTSRKQATAKSYLKATNTFTVSSDELLKAACCNLAESFETNPSIDVNFADALTGTRQIKMLGLTSPYILIATENIPSIRGASQAFGLSFIPGTWVESIQITKGAGSVVNGYESIAGQINAELVKPATDDRVYVNGYGASSLRTELNTHINKKVSERWDTGLYLHGNSHQAEHDVNHDGFLDMPKYNQINVMNRWQYTNPEKGLVSFINLKFLNDEKQTGQLNFDPNTDKLTTNAWGSEIDTRRYEVSGKIGYVNPNIPYQSIGVQAAFSSHEQESYFGLNTYNITQNSLYTTAIYNSIISDSRHKIKTGLSYAYDHYDEFVNALNLDNNYERTEYAIGAFFEYNYDNLEKLNLTAGVRIDHHNLLGTFITPRFHAKYTPWEKSAFRMSFGRGKRSANIFAENQNMFATSRAFNILNSTGNIYGLDPEIAWNYGVSYLQGFNLFGRKADITLDYYKTDFTNQVVVDYENPLEVTFYNLEGKSYANSFQAELNYNAFEQFDMRLAYKYYEVKTAYKSGLLDKPLVPKHRLFANLSYETQLSENGKHWKFDTTFNWLGEQRFSSTVSNPVAYQLPEYTPTVTTLNAQVTRVFSPKFEVYFGGENITNLRQSNPVMAANDPFGANFDTTFVYGPIFGSLYYAGFRLKL, encoded by the coding sequence ATGAAAGCTATTATATTTATGCTTTTACTCATGCCAGCCTGGCTCTTTTCGCAAGAGCAAATTGAAGGCGTCATATTAGAAGCAGATAAAGAAAATAAAAATCTTGTTCTAGCAGGAGCCAATGTCTATTGGCTCAATACAACAGTTGGAGCCGTAACAGATATTGATGGGAGGTTTAAAATTCCTTATCAACTCGATTATAAAAAACTTGTTATTAGTTTCATCGGTTTTCAAACCGATACCATTACCGTAAGCAGTGCAAAACATATAAAGCATTGGTTGAAACCAACTGATAATTTGGAGGAAGTTACTGTGACATCTCGTAAGCAAGCCACTGCAAAATCATATTTGAAAGCAACCAATACTTTTACCGTGAGTAGCGATGAGTTGCTAAAAGCGGCCTGCTGTAATCTTGCCGAAAGTTTTGAAACTAACCCATCAATAGATGTGAACTTTGCAGATGCTCTTACAGGAACGCGACAAATAAAAATGTTGGGACTAACAAGTCCGTATATTTTAATTGCAACCGAAAATATACCTTCCATTCGTGGTGCGTCACAAGCCTTTGGTTTGAGTTTTATTCCGGGAACTTGGGTAGAGAGTATCCAAATAACAAAAGGCGCAGGAAGTGTGGTTAACGGATATGAAAGTATTGCAGGGCAGATAAACGCAGAGTTAGTTAAGCCAGCGACCGACGATCGTGTATACGTAAATGGTTACGGCGCTTCTAGTTTACGCACGGAGTTAAATACCCATATTAACAAAAAAGTTAGTGAACGCTGGGATACAGGATTGTATTTACACGGTAATTCGCATCAAGCTGAACATGATGTAAATCACGATGGTTTTCTAGACATGCCTAAGTATAATCAGATTAATGTGATGAATCGCTGGCAATACACCAATCCAGAAAAGGGTCTGGTTAGTTTTATTAATTTAAAGTTTTTAAATGATGAAAAACAAACGGGACAATTAAATTTTGATCCTAATACCGATAAACTGACAACCAATGCTTGGGGAAGTGAGATTGATACACGTCGTTATGAAGTTTCCGGAAAAATTGGGTACGTCAACCCTAATATTCCTTATCAAAGTATCGGTGTTCAAGCTGCCTTTAGTAGTCATGAACAGGAATCTTATTTTGGTTTAAATACCTATAATATTACACAGAATAGCCTGTATACCACTGCTATTTATAATTCCATAATTAGCGATTCTAGACATAAAATTAAAACGGGATTGAGTTATGCTTACGATCATTATGATGAGTTTGTAAATGCCCTAAACCTGGATAATAATTATGAAAGAACAGAATACGCTATAGGCGCATTTTTTGAGTATAATTATGATAATTTGGAAAAACTCAACTTAACGGCTGGTGTGCGTATCGATCATCATAATTTGTTAGGCACTTTTATTACGCCTAGGTTTCATGCTAAATATACGCCATGGGAAAAGTCGGCCTTCCGTATGTCTTTTGGTCGAGGTAAGCGAAGCGCTAATATTTTTGCTGAAAATCAAAATATGTTTGCTACATCTCGTGCCTTTAATATTTTGAACTCCACTGGTAATATTTACGGATTAGATCCTGAAATTGCTTGGAATTACGGCGTGTCTTATTTACAAGGTTTTAATTTATTTGGGAGAAAAGCCGATATTACTTTAGACTATTATAAAACGGATTTTACAAATCAGGTGGTTGTAGATTATGAAAATCCGTTAGAAGTTACTTTTTATAACTTAGAAGGTAAAAGTTATGCGAATAGTTTTCAAGCTGAATTGAATTATAATGCTTTTGAACAATTCGATATGAGGTTAGCTTATAAATATTATGAAGTTAAAACAGCGTATAAGTCTGGACTGCTAGATAAACCTTTAGTGCCTAAACATCGTTTGTTTGCCAATCTATCTTATGAAACACAACTTAGTGAAAATGGCAAACATTGGAAGTTCGATACCACTTTTAATTGGTTAGGTGAACAGCGCTTTTCTTCTACAGTAAGCAATCCTGTAGCGTATCAATTACCGGAATATACGCCTACTGTAACAACCTTAAATGCTCAGGTGACTCGCGTTTTTTCTCCGAAATTTGAGGTTTATTTTGGAGGGGAAAATATAACCAATCTAAGGCAGTCAAATCCGGTTATGGCAGCAAACGACCCATTTGGAGCGAATTTTGATACTACTTTTGTGTACGGACCTATATTTGGAAGCTTGTATTATGCAGGTTTCCGTTTAAAATTATAA